The DNA region CTGGGTTCTCGTCATCACCGGCAAGGGCGGCCCGCGATCTCGCGATGAGCATGATTTTGGCCGCTCGGAGCGCGGTGTGCTGCGCAAGAACGTGCCGATGTGGCTGGCTGAACCGGAGCTGCGCGCCATCGTCGTGAGCTTCACGACCGCCGCCATTTCGCATGGCGGAGAAGGCGCGCTCTACATTCAGCTTAGGAATCCGGTCCGTACGAGATCCTGAGCAAAAAGCCCGCTGCTTTCTGTGGGATCACGACGGACAGGCCGCCGCAACCGCATCGAGCGCACGGCCGAGGCCAATCAGCGAATAGGTGTCCGTGGTCAACGTGCCCCGCGTGGAGGTCCCCTTGACGATGAGGGACGAGCCTTTTTTCATCGCATCGACGAGCTTCAGCTCTTCGGTGGCATCAGCCACATAAGCGCGATCCTGATCGGGAAAGAGCTGGAACTCGGCGTCTCCGACCGCAACTGACACGGTACTGTCGGGCTTGATCGGATAACCGAGCTTGACCGAGACCTCGGACTTCACGCCCTCTTTCGGCCACGCAGAGACGTAGAGCACGATCTTGGAGCGGTTGGCGCCTGCCGGCTCCTTGGCCTTCGGCTGCGAGGCCGCAAAACAGGTCTTCGGTCCCTCACCGGCGTTCTCGTGAACAAGCCAGTCGCCAAACGCTCCGGTCTGCACCGACCCAGGTTCCTGGGCGGCAAGGGGCGCAACCCCGACGACCAGCGCCGCGACGACGAGCGGGATGGTGGAAAACAACGGTCTCATGCGGTGTTCGTCAGCCCCCTGTTCTGGCGAATCCGGCTTCTTATAGAGGGTTAAGAGCCCAGCTGTCACCCGCCGGGCTGTCCCTTACGGTGTTGATCGGCGCGAACAGCACCGGTGTTGGCTTGGGGCCCCCCTTCGGAAACCGGCCGCTCCGCAAACGGAGCGAGGCTTTTAACGCGATCATACATGACGATTGCGCCGGCCATAGCCACATTGACGCAAAAGCTGGTCGGGATCTTGACCGTGTAGTCGCAACGGCTGAGCAGCTCCTCCGAGAGCGAGCCGCGCTCGGGTCCGAGCACATAGGCCGCTTGCAGAGGATGGCGGAAGCTTGGCAGCGAAATAGCCGCGTCGATGAGCTCGATGCCGACAAGCTTGCAACCCTTTGGCAGCACCATTTCACCTGGCGTTTCCCAGTTGTAGTGCGGAAGGTGCCAGTGCCCCTTGGATGTGTCCGCCCGCGCTTCCAGCGCCTGGTACTGCGCGCCGATGGTGAAAGTGAAGCTGGCCCCGAACGCATGCGCGGACCGCATCAAATTGCCGAGATTGAGGGCCTTCGAGGAGCGCTCGGCGCCGATGGCGAAATAGCCGCGCGCTTTGGGAGGCCAGGCTTGCGGTGGTGTGGTCATGAAGGGGCTCGCGTAACGGCCGGGCTCCCGGTAGAGAGGCGGCAGGATTTTGCCCTCGGAGGTCACACATGAAGGCGGCCCTTTGCAAGAGCCTCGACGGCCCGCAAGGTGTGGTTGTCGAGGAAATTGCAGACCCGGTGCCCGGCGAAG from Hyphomicrobium sp. CS1GBMeth3 includes:
- a CDS encoding invasion associated locus B family protein, yielding MRPLFSTIPLVVAALVVGVAPLAAQEPGSVQTGAFGDWLVHENAGEGPKTCFAASQPKAKEPAGANRSKIVLYVSAWPKEGVKSEVSVKLGYPIKPDSTVSVAVGDAEFQLFPDQDRAYVADATEELKLVDAMKKGSSLIVKGTSTRGTLTTDTYSLIGLGRALDAVAAACPS
- a CDS encoding RNA methyltransferase, yielding MTTPPQAWPPKARGYFAIGAERSSKALNLGNLMRSAHAFGASFTFTIGAQYQALEARADTSKGHWHLPHYNWETPGEMVLPKGCKLVGIELIDAAISLPSFRHPLQAAYVLGPERGSLSEELLSRCDYTVKIPTSFCVNVAMAGAIVMYDRVKSLAPFAERPVSEGGPQANTGAVRADQHRKGQPGG